A stretch of Geomonas oryzisoli DNA encodes these proteins:
- a CDS encoding sensor histidine kinase, whose translation MVNKRDEDKAIGDVSEAAQRARDQLFRLMAEQVRDYALILLNAKGEIVSWNHGAERITRYLAHEILGRHFSVLYPKEEIRSGAPQRELSIADSMGSLELQGWRIRKDGSRFWASITLNELRGAADEHAGYVLILHDNTERRASEEAMVKSRTMLERLFETAPDAIVVVDGTGVIRKVNQQAEVTFGYMREELVGQRIELLIPKRFHKRHRQHLRNYFGDPRARKMGIGLELYGRHKNGTEIPVDIMLNPIEAQEATWVFAVIRDITIQKQGEAKIMELNLALRNQLEQLAATNRELESFSYSVSHDLRAPLRHIIGFVDLLNSKAGLGLDEKSHHYLDVISGAAKKMGLLIDDLLAFSRMGRSEMMKGWVDLGLLVREIVADLQGDLQGREVAWDIAPLPVVLGDAAMLRQVLINLIGNAVKFTRSRAPARIAIGALEREDDQEIFVRDNGVGFDEAYANKLFGLFQRLHANEEFEGTGVGLAIVQRIVLRHGGRVWAEGGVGTGACFWFSLPKKAR comes from the coding sequence ATGGTCAACAAACGCGATGAAGACAAGGCGATCGGCGACGTTTCGGAAGCCGCTCAGCGGGCAAGGGACCAGCTGTTTCGCCTGATGGCGGAGCAGGTGAGGGATTACGCCCTGATCCTGCTCAACGCGAAAGGCGAGATCGTCTCGTGGAACCACGGCGCCGAGCGCATCACGCGATACCTCGCCCACGAGATCCTGGGGCGACATTTCTCCGTGCTGTACCCCAAGGAGGAGATCCGCTCGGGCGCGCCCCAGCGTGAGCTCTCCATCGCCGACAGCATGGGCAGCCTTGAGCTGCAGGGGTGGCGCATACGCAAGGATGGCAGCCGCTTCTGGGCAAGCATCACCCTCAACGAACTGCGTGGCGCGGCCGACGAGCATGCGGGTTATGTGCTGATACTGCACGACAACACCGAGCGGCGTGCTTCCGAGGAGGCCATGGTGAAGAGCCGCACCATGCTGGAGCGCCTCTTCGAAACCGCCCCCGACGCCATCGTGGTGGTGGACGGTACCGGGGTGATCCGGAAGGTGAACCAGCAGGCCGAAGTGACCTTCGGCTACATGCGGGAGGAGCTGGTGGGGCAGCGCATCGAACTGCTCATCCCCAAGCGTTTCCACAAGCGCCACCGCCAGCACCTGCGCAACTACTTCGGCGATCCCAGGGCCCGCAAGATGGGGATCGGGCTGGAACTGTACGGGCGCCACAAAAACGGTACCGAGATACCGGTGGACATCATGCTGAACCCCATCGAGGCGCAGGAAGCGACCTGGGTCTTCGCGGTCATCCGGGACATCACCATCCAGAAGCAGGGGGAGGCGAAGATCATGGAACTGAACCTCGCCCTCAGGAACCAGCTGGAGCAGTTGGCTGCCACCAACCGCGAGCTGGAGTCGTTCAGCTACTCGGTCTCACACGACCTGCGCGCGCCGCTTCGGCATATCATCGGGTTCGTGGATCTGCTGAACTCGAAGGCGGGGCTTGGGCTGGACGAGAAGAGCCACCACTACCTGGACGTAATCAGCGGCGCGGCGAAGAAGATGGGGCTTCTCATCGACGACCTGCTGGCATTCTCCCGGATGGGGCGCAGCGAGATGATGAAAGGTTGGGTGGACCTGGGCCTACTGGTGCGGGAAATCGTGGCGGATCTGCAGGGGGACCTGCAAGGGAGGGAGGTCGCATGGGACATCGCGCCGCTGCCGGTGGTGCTGGGCGACGCCGCCATGCTGCGCCAGGTGCTGATCAACCTGATCGGCAACGCCGTTAAGTTCACCCGCTCCCGTGCTCCCGCCAGAATAGCCATCGGCGCACTGGAGCGGGAAGACGATCAGGAAATTTTCGTCAGGGATAACGGTGTCGGTTTCGACGAGGCCTATGCCAACAAGCTGTTCGGGCTGTTCCAGCGCCTGCACGCCAACGAGGAGTTCGAGGGAACCGGCGTGGGACTCGCCATCGTGCAGCGCATCGTGCTCAGGCACGGCGGCAGGGTCTGGGCGGAGGGGGGAGTGGGCACGGGAGCCTGCTTCTGGTTCTCGCTGCCCAAGAAGGCAAGGTGA
- a CDS encoding glycosyltransferase family 4 protein: MKILFVSLFLPQQKAYHAGGRYVNELVRRLSQQHEIHLATRLEEGEEPLLAELVPYCAGIHPFSYPRLPKRGLLASLRLAANYLAFSIFANRLIRQGDYDLVQVEWVETALLIRRGRTPMVLDAHDVITKPARRSYLRSTGMARPVQWVRWQLVRLLEVTIMARFDRIFTMSDFDRRYLLDLAPRLKVTTVPIPAGMDLTPACYPRVPGRLLFLASYKYRPTNVEAALWFYAEVLPLVRREVPEAEFVIAGFGPPPQLLELAERDARTIVTGFVDDTDQLYKSASVFVAPILTGGGIIVKVLDALAAGTPVVTTSFGNEGVEATPGADLLVADTAREFADAVVTLLRDRERAEKLGASGAAFVARTFSLSAVLQRIETSYREVAAATGEPGPVAGS; this comes from the coding sequence ATGAAGATCCTGTTCGTCTCCCTTTTCCTGCCGCAGCAAAAGGCCTACCACGCCGGCGGCCGCTACGTGAACGAGTTGGTGCGACGCCTGTCGCAGCAGCACGAGATCCACCTGGCGACCCGGCTGGAGGAAGGAGAGGAGCCCCTGCTGGCGGAGCTTGTCCCCTATTGCGCCGGGATCCACCCCTTTAGCTATCCCCGACTGCCCAAGCGAGGGCTCCTCGCCTCGCTGCGCCTGGCCGCCAACTACCTCGCCTTCAGCATCTTCGCCAACCGCCTCATCCGACAAGGGGATTACGACCTGGTCCAGGTGGAATGGGTGGAAACCGCGCTCCTGATCCGCCGCGGCCGGACGCCGATGGTGCTGGATGCCCATGACGTCATCACCAAGCCCGCCCGGCGCTCCTACCTGCGCAGCACGGGGATGGCGCGCCCGGTCCAGTGGGTCCGCTGGCAGTTGGTGCGGCTCCTGGAAGTCACCATCATGGCGCGTTTCGACCGGATCTTCACCATGTCCGACTTCGACCGGCGTTACCTGCTCGACCTCGCGCCCAGGCTCAAGGTCACCACCGTCCCCATTCCCGCCGGGATGGATCTCACACCGGCCTGCTACCCGCGTGTGCCGGGACGGCTCCTGTTCCTGGCTTCTTACAAATATCGCCCGACCAACGTCGAGGCGGCCCTTTGGTTTTACGCCGAGGTCCTGCCGCTGGTGCGCCGCGAGGTTCCGGAGGCCGAATTCGTCATCGCCGGTTTCGGTCCGCCGCCGCAGTTGCTGGAGCTTGCCGAGCGCGATGCGCGAACCATCGTCACCGGTTTCGTGGACGACACCGACCAGCTCTACAAGAGCGCGTCGGTTTTCGTGGCGCCGATTCTAACCGGAGGCGGCATCATCGTCAAGGTTCTGGATGCCCTGGCAGCCGGCACCCCGGTGGTGACCACCTCTTTCGGCAACGAGGGGGTCGAGGCCACCCCCGGCGCCGACCTCCTTGTCGCCGACACGGCGCGGGAGTTTGCCGACGCGGTGGTAACCCTCCTGCGTGACCGGGAGCGTGCGGAGAAGCTGGGTGCCAGCGGTGCCGCCTTCGTGGCCCGCACTTTCAGCCTGAGCGCCGTGCTGCAGCGGATCGAAACCAGCTACCGCGAAGTTGCCGCCGCCACAGGCGAGCCGGGGCCTGTCGCCGGAAGTTGA